In Vibrio quintilis, the DNA window TTTCCCTTGCTGCATGGGGATTAGGATATTTTGGGCAGCCTCATATTCTGGCCCGTTTTCAGGCAACCCGATCCAACAAAGACATCGGTGTTGCCCGCAGAATTGCGATTGGCTGGTCTGCTGTTTCAATGTTTGGCGCTGTTATGGTGGGATTCATCGGGCTGATTTATGTGACCAACCACCCGACTCTGACACTGGGTGATGGCGAAAAGATTTTCATGATCCTTGTGAATGCTGTTTTCCACCCTGTGGTTGCGGGTATCCTTCTGGCTGCTATCCTGGCTGCCATAATGAGTACGGCTGATTCTCAGTTACTTGTATGTTCATCTGCGTTAGCAGAAGACTTTTATAAACAGGTACTCAATAAAAATGCATCTTCCGAGCAGATTGTTGTTGTTGGCCGGATCTCCGTCATTATTATTTCGGTTGTGGCACTGATTCTTGCCATGACGCCGGATAGTTCAGTACTAGGATTGGTTTCTTATGCATGGGCTGGATTTGGGGCGGCATTCGGTCCGGCATTAGTAATGAGTTTATTCTGGTCGCGTATGAACAGAAATGGTGCGTTAGCCGGAATTGTCGTGGGTGGTATCACCATTGTGATATGGAAACAGTTATCCGGCGGCATTTTTGATATTTATGAAATTGTTCCCGGAATGATCTTTTCTACAATTGCCATTGTGTTGTTTAGTCTGCTCTCTGAAGAACCCGATCAGATGATACAGGCACAGCATGCAACCTACCTGAATCAGTTGAAAGAATTCGACTAGCATTTGTTGCCGATAATCCGGTCTTAAAAAATAAGGCCGGATTATTCCTGTCTTATACCCAAGCAACCTGAAGATGCAGGGTTCAGCGTGCAGCCGAAAGGTGCAGTTCAAGGAAAGGGAATGCAGGAATGTACCCACCTTTCAAATTCTCTTGACGCAGAAATGTGCCTTTCAGCTCACGCCCTACGGGTGAGTTTGTCAGGCTCTGATACGGCGTTACTGATTTTCAACGTAGAATGACTATGTCTTCAAATCAGTGCCTTGTCTCAGAGCCTGACAAATCTCACTGAAACCTGCATCTTCAGGTTGTTTGGGTATATACTGTGAAAAATATCATTATTTTGTTCGATTTGTGCAGCTTATCACTGAATTTGTATCGACTTCTGACAAAATGTCACTTTCTTAATACATTTTGGTTTTGAGTGTATCGGAGGTTGTATGGTCAAGGCGTATTGCCCGGTTTGTCAAAAAATCACACCTCATAAATCTATTATGCGACGTAGTCCAAGCGACCATTGCTCCCGTTTACAAGTCATCCAATCTTTTATCAGTTCACTCATGCAAGGCAATCATTATTACAAGTTGGAAAGACAATGTTTTTGCCGTGTTTGTAATCATCAAAATATCCCTTCTGCTCTGTCTTTTACTGAACCCAGAATTTCCTGATACGTTTTAGTTTAACTGGCTGCTGTTTTTACAGTGTAAATCAGACTTATGCGATTTTTTAATAAGTGCTTTGTTTTGTTCTCGGATCAACCTGGCCAATAGTGTGTCTTCTGGTTGAATGGGTATACACTGTAAGCAGATGGTGGTTAATTATTATACCGGATACTTTCGATATTGAGTCTGTGCAAAAGTTTTCTATGCTTATATATTAATACATTGAATCTGCTTCATTGCTGACAGTTGATTGTTTCTGGAAACTATTTCGTATCGTGTGAGACTGTATAACGGATAGATCTTTCCTGAAAGCGTCAGGCTCTGAAGTATGAAGGGCATGGCTATGGTGATGAGGGAGGGAATATGAAGCGAGCAGTGTATTGCACAAAACGGTTAATCACGAGTTTGATTATTGTCGCTTCCTTGTGTTTATCTGGTTGTGACTTAAAGAATAAATTAGAACGTTGGTTGAATGAAGAAACATACAATTTCAATGGTGTTTATTCTAATCAGTATAATAATGATCAACTCATTTTCAAAGACGCAAAAGTATTGATGAAGACGAATGGTGATGAAACGCTTTTTCCATTTTCAGTTGATGAGACGTATTTGCATATCCGGGTCAGGCATAGTACCAGAGAGAAAAGACCGGATATCGTGATGCGGATTCATGGTAATGGGGAAGTCTTGACTTGCAGCGCTTGTGCGAGATATCGGTTGAGTAATATTTGGGTGAAGGAAAATGTAAACTGATTGCGCATACAATAACCCGAATGAAATTAACTGAAAATTATCTCTGTCTTTTCTTGATAACTTATTGAATATTCGATCAATTACTTTAATTCAGGTGATAAGCTCTATCATTGGTGTAAATAATCATTTGCAATGATAATCAATCTCATTATGATTGCTAATCCAATATAAAGCTTAACTTAATCAGAGTCGTATGAGTTGCCTTGCTAAGAATATTCAAAATTCCAGCCTGAGAATTTTAACCAATAAAAAACTAAATCTGTTTTATTCACTGTCATTGCTGAGTGTTTCTGTGTCAGCAGCAGTCAACGACCCGCAATCAGTTAAAGATCCTGAGGCAGACAATATAACCGTATATGGTCGCGCTTTGTCTGTTTACAGGGCTGAAAACACTTCGCTGGCAACCAGAACGCCAACTCCGATTGAAGAAGTGCCTTTATCCGTCCAGGTGCTACCTCAACAGCTGATTGAAGATCAGGGTGCTCGTCAGATTACCGATATGTATCGTTCTGTCAGTGGTGTCAGTCAGTTCTCATATTCCTATGTGACGTTTCGTGGTTTTCGTCAGGATGAAATCCTTTATGACGGTGTGCGGGGAAACCCGTTTGAGGGGTTGGCTGTGCCTCAGTTATTCAATATTGAGAGAGTCGAAGTATTAAAAGGCCCTTCAGCAGCGATTTCCGGAAGTGGAGAACCGGGTGGTGTGATTAACTATGTCACCAAAAAGCCAACTTATGAAAATCACCGGAATGTCAGCTTAACCGGAGGAAACCAGGACTTTGTCAGCGGAAGCATGAGTTTGTCCGGTGCTGCAAACGATGATCGTTCTCAGCGGTATCGCATTGGCGTTTATCAGGACCATGAAAATCCATCCCGTAAGAATACAGATATCCGGAATCGTATCATTGACCTGGGATACGAATGGGATCTGACCCCGGATACCACATTGGGTGTGCAATATACCGATATTCTGCAGCATTATGGTGGCGGTAGAATCAGAGGTATTCCAACGGATGATCAGGGAAATTTCCTGACCAGTACAGAATGGAATGCCAATGATGCCAGCGATCATCTTTCTCTTGATGCTGAAGTTTATCAGGTCCGGCTAAATCATGATTTTAATCCCTGGCTTTCTGGTGATGCCACATTCAGGTATTACGAGAATGAAGATATTCAAAAATATCATGAACCAAAGAAGTTAAAAGATACGGATGATGACGGGATTTATGACTGGGTTGATCGGGAGTACCGGGATCAGCTGAGAAAAAATAAAGCCGGCTCTGTCACGGCGAATCTGGTCGCGGAGCTGGACAGTCATACATTATTGTTCGGGATGGATTATTACCGGCTGGACAGTGAATTCATTTATTACAAAGCTTCGTCAGCCGGTGGCGTGTCAGGCCGGAGTCTGATTAATCCTGATTATACGCCGGATGATGTCAGTCTTTATACCTATCAATTAGCAAAACATACAGAGACTCGATCTGAACGTTATGGCGCTTATGTTCAGGATCAATGGGTACTGTCAGATGCCTGGAATCTCTTATCCGGTATCCGGCTGGATGGCTATCATGATGAAATCAATGATATCCGTCAGAGTAATTTTGAGAGCTATACCGGCTCAGGTCTTTCATACCGGCTGGGTTCAACTTACAGACTCAATAAGCAGCTACACCCGTATCTCGTTGTTGCAACAGGCTTTGTCCCTCAGGATGCAGCTGATCAGGCAACAGATAATGGCGGACCATTTGATCCTGAAGAGAGCCGGATGTATGAAGCAGGCATGCGAAGCTATTGGTTTGATCATCGTTTAAGTGCCAATCTTGCCTTTTATCACATCACGAAGCAAAACGTATTACAGACTGATCCTGAAGATGATTCAAAAATGGTTGCCTACGGAAAAGTGCGCAGTCAGGGGATTGAAGCTGATTTGATGGCTGATCTGACGGATAACTGGGTTGTGAATTTATCTTATGCCTATAACGATACGATTGTGAAACAGGCATATGACGGAATCTCCCGGACTGTGGGACGTCGTTTTGCCAATGCGCCGCATCATCAACTGGGATTATGGACACGTTACGATTTGCCGTTTATCAACTCTTCAGTTGGGTTTGGTGCTGATTACGTCGGGCAGCAGTGGAGTCAGGATGGACAAATTGTTCAGTCTTACACGGTTTACGATGCATCGTGGCAAACACACTGGCAAGACTGGAAGTTCCAGCTGAATGTGAAAAACCTGTTTGATAAAACTTATGCTGTTAGTGGTTTTCTGGAACGTACCGGTCATTTCCCCGGAGAGCGCCGGCGTATATATCTGACGGCTGATTACTCTTTTTGATCTGAATGAGTTGTGAACAATTTGTTCTGATCAGTGATGCCCGGATTCTTACCGGGCTTTCATTGCGGAAATATAGATTGATGCAGACCTTAACCCGAAAAATATGTACCCCAGGTTTTATCTGGCTGATTTTGTGTTTTATTGCCACCGGTTGCTCAGCTGCTGTGACTGTTGAGGACAGACACGGAACATTTCATCTCGATGAGGTTCCTTCGCGAATCGTCGTGCTCGAATTCTCATTTGCTGATGCACTGGCGGCTGTTCATGTCAGCCCTGTCGGAATAGCCGATGATAAAGACCCCAACCGGTTATTACCGGAAATCCGTGAACAGTTTTCCGGCTGGGTCTCTGTCGGAACCCGCTCTCAGCCATCATTGGAAATGATTGCATCTTTGAAACCGGATCTGATTATTGCTGATGCTGGCCGACATGCTGCTGTATATGATGATTTATCAAAAATCGCGCCGACGTTATTACTGTCATCCCGCCGGGAGAGTTATGAAGAAAACCTCAACTCTGCCGCTGTGATTGGAAAAGTCATCGGGAAAGCACAGGAAATGCAGGCCCGTCTGGCGGAACACAAACGCCGGATGCAATCCTACCGGAAACAACTGCAATCACTGTCCGGGAAAACAGTGCAGTTCGGTGTTGCCAGAGAAAACGCCTTTTACGCACATCCAAATATGTCCTACGCCGGTGGTGTCATTCACCAGTTAGGATTTGGGTATCCACCCTCACTACTAACGTCAAATGCATCCCGTCAGATTGGTGTTGAACAGTTGCTCGCACTGAATCCGGATTATTTGATTATTGGTGACTATTCCTCAAAGACTATTGTTCATACCTGGCAGCAGCAGAGCCTGTGGAAACTACTGAAAGCGGTTCAAAAGCGGCATGTTATCTACGTGAATGGTAATTTATGGTCCCGGTGTCGTGGTATTTTAGCTGCTGAACTGATGGCCAAAAATTTACTGCAATTTGTGACTTCTTCATGAATCACTCAAAGCTTCTCAAATCCGGTCTGCTCATATTGATGATCGGGATTATTTTGTGTTTGAGCTGGGCCGGCGCAGTGACCTTTTCGGCTTTACCTGTGCCATGGACTGCTCCATGGGATATGATTTCTCATCCTCAGTCTGCCTCTCTGGCTTCGACACTGCTTTTTGAAGTGCGTTTTCCCCGGTTAGTAGCCGCTGTGTTGACTGGTAGCGGTTTTGCTGTTGCAGGCGTACTGATGCAAACGTTGTCGAAAAATCCGCTGGCTTCACCGGGGCTCTTTGGTGTGAATGCAGGTGCTGCTCTGGGCGTTGCTTTAGCGTCCACATGCCTGCAATACCTCCCTTTACTGAGCCAGCCGGTTGCGGCAATCTTCGGTGGTGCTGCAGCCTGGTGTGTTGTGATGTTACTGGGGAAAGCCGGACGAGCCGGTCACGAGAGTAAGCGGCTGGTTCTGGCTGGTATTGCTGTGTCTGCATTGTGTGGTGCCGTGACAAAAACAATCCTGATATTAGCTGAAGATCAGGCGACATCGGTTATGACCTGGCTGGCGGGATCCTTTGCCGGTATCAGCTGGCAGCATTTATTCTGGAGTGCTCCAGTGTTGGTGACATGCCTGATTATTTCCTGTTCAGTCTCTCCTCAGCTGAATCTGTTACTGCTTGGTGATGACAGAGCCAAAACTCTGGGTGTTCGTTTAGGTGTTGTTCGTTTCATCACAAATATGCTGCTATTCGTTCTTGTTGGTGTTTGTGTCAGTTGTGTTGGGGCCATTGCATTTGTTGGTTTAATCGGTCCTCACATTGCCCGGTTCTTTTTTGGTCATGACCATCGCTGGTTATTACCCGGCGCCGCTTTGACCGGCGCGATACTAACGACAAGTGCTGACCTGCTGAGCCGCGCCATCATTTTTCCGGCAGAGACACCGGCAGGTGCTGTACTTGCGTTAATCGGAGCACCATGTTTTATCTATCTGGTCAGGAAGAAAAAATCATGAGTGCCTTGTTTAAATATCTGACTTTGTGCGGATTGTTGTTGATCAGTTTTGTTCTGAGTCTGCGTTTCGGTGCGGTGACACTGGAGTGGACCCAACTGCTAACCGGATTGAGTAATCATGGTAACCATGCGTTTACGATTTATGAGTACCGGCTTCCCAGAGCGTTGCTGGCGGTTATTGCGGGCGCGATGCTATCTGTATCCGGGGTTTTAATTCAGGGCGTGATCCGTAATCCGCTGGCTTCCCCTGATATTTTGGGAATCAGCCATGGCGCAGGGTTGTCCGCCGTTGTTTTTATGATTTTTTTCCCCGGGCTCAATGTCTCTTACATCCCCTGGGTTGCAATGTGTGGTGGCTTGTCGGCCGCTATTATTCTGGCTTTTATTGTCCGGGGAGATTTAGCTCCGGTCACACTTGCGGTGACCGGTGTTGCCCTCTCAGCATTATTTGCTGGTGTGATTGATTTCATTTTGCTGATTCACCCGTTTGAAATCAACAATGCCTTGTTGTGGCTGACCGGAAGTTTATGGGGAAGAGGCTGGGAACAGTTAGCCTTATTACTGCCATGGGCGATTTTTCTTCCGGTTGCTTTCATATTCAGCCACCCGCTCAATTTGCTGGTTCTGGGAGAACAAAGAGCAACGACGCTCGGCATACCGGTTTACATGATCAAAGTGGCGGTGTTGCTTCTTGCTGTGTGCTGGACATCTTCCGTGGTTTCGGTCTGCGGACCGGTCAGCTTTTTGGGACTGGTTGCGCCGCATTTAGCCCGCAGGTTGTTCGGCGGGCGTCACCAGCTGATTATTCCGGGAAGCATGTGTATTGGTGCATTGCTCCTGATTTTTGCGGATTTTTGTGCCCGGACGATTGCGCCGCCAATAGAGTTACCCGCCGGTATTTTAACGGCATTGATCGGTGCGCCTTATTTTTTATATTTACTGATGAAAATGAGATAAATCATGATATTAAGTACAGAAGATCTGGTTGTCGGATACGGAGAACATCCCATTATTCATCATGTCGATCTGAAGATTCCCGATGGGAAAATTACCGCACTTATCGGTCCAAATGGGTGCGGAAAATCAACGTTATTAAAGGCTTTGGCCCGGCTGATGTTACCTCAGCAAGGCTGCATCCGGTGGATGGAAAAAGATATACGTGAATACTCACCTAAAAGCCTTGCCCGGTGTTTATCCTTATTACCTCAGTCTCAGGAAGCTCCGGAAGGAATTACAGTACGTGAAATTGTCGGTTATGGCCGTTCGCCCCATACCGGTTTCTGGGGGCGGCTCAGTGAATTTGATCAAAGAAAAGTGGCTGAAGCAATGTCATTAACCGGGGTGAGTGAGTTTGCTTCCAGGGATGTTCTTTCGTTATCCGGTGGACAGCAGCAAAGGGTGTGGCTGGCAATGACTTTGGCGCAGGATGCTGACTATATTTTTCTTGATGAGCCGACAACATATCTGGATTTAAATCATCAGGTTGAACTGATGAAACTGATGCGTTCACTCAATCAGCGAGGCAAAACGATCGTGACTGTTTTGCATGATATTAACCAGGCATGCCGTTATTGTGATCATTTGATTGTGATGAAGTCCGGTCAGCTGATTGATCAGGGAACGCCGGAACAAGTGTTAAACGATGTGATGCTGAGAGATGTTTTTGATTTGGAGGCAGAAATACATCGCGACCCTGTTTCCAAAACCCCGATGTGTATTGTGAAATAAAGACCAGATAGGATCATCAATGATCAGGTTGGTTGAGAGGATGGTAAAATGGAGTTTCGGTGGATGATTCTGCCCGTGAATTCAATCTGATTCGGAGACATCTGATTTTGTGCCAGTTTTAAAGCCAGATGAATTGCACTCTCTGTCATTTCTTCTATCGGAATACTGACCGTTGTTAATGGCGGAAAAGCATATTGTGATATTGGCGAATTATCTATGCCCGCAATTGACATATGCTCCGGGACACCAATTCCTTTTTCAGTCAGCGCTTTCAGGCTGCCTACAGCCATTTCATCACTACATGCGAGAATCGCTGTAAATTTTACCGGGCGATGAAGCAGGTCCTTACACGCCTGATAACCTTCCATAAAATGATTGTGCCCTGATTCTGTCAATGCCGGATCAAACGGAATCCCAAACTCCGCTAATGCCTGTCTGTATCCCTGTAGTCTGGCTATGCCCGTATGAGTTTTCAATTCTCCGGTAATACACGCAATTTGCCTGTGCCCCATCTGAAGTAAATAAGAGGTAATCATATAAGCTGCACCGGCCTGATCGAAAGTGATGCAGGGTAAAGCAGGATTCGAAAACTGGCGGTTTATCGTGACGATAGGGATCTGAATTCTGTGGGTGAGCTCGGTTAACATCTTTTCCGGCATGTGGCGACTATACAAGATAATCGCATCACAGCAACGGTCACTCAGCAGTAAAATCGATTCTTTCTCCATCACCGGATCATTATGTCCGTCGGTGACAATTAACTGCTTTTCATAATGCTCAGACGAGCTGGCAGCCTGTTTGAGCAGTGAACCGTAATAAGCGCCTTCAAACTCCGGAACTACCAGACCAACAGTGTTGGTTTTACGGGTTATTAATGCTCTGGCTACTGAGCTGGGCCTGTAATCTAAAGCATTTACAGCTGAGATTACTTTTTGTCGGGTCGCATCAGAGACTTGTCCTGTATTGTTTAAAACACGTGAGACAGTGGCTTTTGATACACCGGCAGCTTTACATACATCAGCGATAGTTGTCATAAAACTCCAGTTATTCGATTGTCTTAGAGGGTGCTGGTTAGCCTGAATTCCCAAGAAAAGGAAGTCTTTTGCCTCTTTGTTATGGATATTTCAATAGTAGCAATAATTTGGAACCGGTTACAATTTGTTGCCTTAAATTTGAATCAGGTTTGAATTTTTATGAATACCCAAGCAACCTGCATCTTCAGGTTGCTTGGG includes these proteins:
- a CDS encoding Fe(3+) dicitrate ABC transporter substrate-binding protein, producing MQTLTRKICTPGFIWLILCFIATGCSAAVTVEDRHGTFHLDEVPSRIVVLEFSFADALAAVHVSPVGIADDKDPNRLLPEIREQFSGWVSVGTRSQPSLEMIASLKPDLIIADAGRHAAVYDDLSKIAPTLLLSSRRESYEENLNSAAVIGKVIGKAQEMQARLAEHKRRMQSYRKQLQSLSGKTVQFGVARENAFYAHPNMSYAGGVIHQLGFGYPPSLLTSNASRQIGVEQLLALNPDYLIIGDYSSKTIVHTWQQQSLWKLLKAVQKRHVIYVNGNLWSRCRGILAAELMAKNLLQFVTSS
- a CDS encoding FecCD family ABC transporter permease; amino-acid sequence: MNHSKLLKSGLLILMIGIILCLSWAGAVTFSALPVPWTAPWDMISHPQSASLASTLLFEVRFPRLVAAVLTGSGFAVAGVLMQTLSKNPLASPGLFGVNAGAALGVALASTCLQYLPLLSQPVAAIFGGAAAWCVVMLLGKAGRAGHESKRLVLAGIAVSALCGAVTKTILILAEDQATSVMTWLAGSFAGISWQHLFWSAPVLVTCLIISCSVSPQLNLLLLGDDRAKTLGVRLGVVRFITNMLLFVLVGVCVSCVGAIAFVGLIGPHIARFFFGHDHRWLLPGAALTGAILTTSADLLSRAIIFPAETPAGAVLALIGAPCFIYLVRKKKS
- a CDS encoding TonB-dependent siderophore receptor, whose translation is MSCLAKNIQNSSLRILTNKKLNLFYSLSLLSVSVSAAVNDPQSVKDPEADNITVYGRALSVYRAENTSLATRTPTPIEEVPLSVQVLPQQLIEDQGARQITDMYRSVSGVSQFSYSYVTFRGFRQDEILYDGVRGNPFEGLAVPQLFNIERVEVLKGPSAAISGSGEPGGVINYVTKKPTYENHRNVSLTGGNQDFVSGSMSLSGAANDDRSQRYRIGVYQDHENPSRKNTDIRNRIIDLGYEWDLTPDTTLGVQYTDILQHYGGGRIRGIPTDDQGNFLTSTEWNANDASDHLSLDAEVYQVRLNHDFNPWLSGDATFRYYENEDIQKYHEPKKLKDTDDDGIYDWVDREYRDQLRKNKAGSVTANLVAELDSHTLLFGMDYYRLDSEFIYYKASSAGGVSGRSLINPDYTPDDVSLYTYQLAKHTETRSERYGAYVQDQWVLSDAWNLLSGIRLDGYHDEINDIRQSNFESYTGSGLSYRLGSTYRLNKQLHPYLVVATGFVPQDAADQATDNGGPFDPEESRMYEAGMRSYWFDHRLSANLAFYHITKQNVLQTDPEDDSKMVAYGKVRSQGIEADLMADLTDNWVVNLSYAYNDTIVKQAYDGISRTVGRRFANAPHHQLGLWTRYDLPFINSSVGFGADYVGQQWSQDGQIVQSYTVYDASWQTHWQDWKFQLNVKNLFDKTYAVSGFLERTGHFPGERRRIYLTADYSF
- the fecD gene encoding Fe(3+) dicitrate ABC transporter permease subunit FecD, with amino-acid sequence MSALFKYLTLCGLLLISFVLSLRFGAVTLEWTQLLTGLSNHGNHAFTIYEYRLPRALLAVIAGAMLSVSGVLIQGVIRNPLASPDILGISHGAGLSAVVFMIFFPGLNVSYIPWVAMCGGLSAAIILAFIVRGDLAPVTLAVTGVALSALFAGVIDFILLIHPFEINNALLWLTGSLWGRGWEQLALLLPWAIFLPVAFIFSHPLNLLVLGEQRATTLGIPVYMIKVAVLLLAVCWTSSVVSVCGPVSFLGLVAPHLARRLFGGRHQLIIPGSMCIGALLLIFADFCARTIAPPIELPAGILTALIGAPYFLYLLMKMR
- the fecE gene encoding Fe(3+) dicitrate ABC transporter ATP-binding protein FecE, which codes for MLSTEDLVVGYGEHPIIHHVDLKIPDGKITALIGPNGCGKSTLLKALARLMLPQQGCIRWMEKDIREYSPKSLARCLSLLPQSQEAPEGITVREIVGYGRSPHTGFWGRLSEFDQRKVAEAMSLTGVSEFASRDVLSLSGGQQQRVWLAMTLAQDADYIFLDEPTTYLDLNHQVELMKLMRSLNQRGKTIVTVLHDINQACRYCDHLIVMKSGQLIDQGTPEQVLNDVMLRDVFDLEAEIHRDPVSKTPMCIVK
- a CDS encoding LacI family DNA-binding transcriptional regulator, with amino-acid sequence MTTIADVCKAAGVSKATVSRVLNNTGQVSDATRQKVISAVNALDYRPSSVARALITRKTNTVGLVVPEFEGAYYGSLLKQAASSSEHYEKQLIVTDGHNDPVMEKESILLLSDRCCDAIILYSRHMPEKMLTELTHRIQIPIVTINRQFSNPALPCITFDQAGAAYMITSYLLQMGHRQIACITGELKTHTGIARLQGYRQALAEFGIPFDPALTESGHNHFMEGYQACKDLLHRPVKFTAILACSDEMAVGSLKALTEKGIGVPEHMSIAGIDNSPISQYAFPPLTTVSIPIEEMTESAIHLALKLAQNQMSPNQIEFTGRIIHRNSILPSSQPT
- the putP gene encoding sodium/proline symporter PutP, which gives rise to MENSFAITSTFIVYLILMLSIGVYAYLRTKNSTDYFLGGRSLGPWPAALSAGASDMSGWLLLGLPGYTYAAGIESLWLAGGLLIGNWINWLIAAKRLRTYSITTDSITIPEFLSRRFNDNSKLIQSISAFFILLFFLFYTSSGLVAGGKLFETVFGLDYSTAVIVGTVCVVSYTLFGGFLAVSWTDLVQGLLMAAALLIVPIAAMEGSFSDVHDQLMHINPELLTLWHGMDGKPLSLIAIISLAAWGLGYFGQPHILARFQATRSNKDIGVARRIAIGWSAVSMFGAVMVGFIGLIYVTNHPTLTLGDGEKIFMILVNAVFHPVVAGILLAAILAAIMSTADSQLLVCSSALAEDFYKQVLNKNASSEQIVVVGRISVIIISVVALILAMTPDSSVLGLVSYAWAGFGAAFGPALVMSLFWSRMNRNGALAGIVVGGITIVIWKQLSGGIFDIYEIVPGMIFSTIAIVLFSLLSEEPDQMIQAQHATYLNQLKEFD